One window from the genome of Castellaniella sp. MT123 encodes:
- the ilvD gene encoding dihydroxy-acid dehydratase produces MAKPLRSSHITQGVARAPNRSMYYALGYTEDDFNKPMIGIANGQSTITPCNSGLQPLADAAVAAVKAAGGNPQMFGTPTISDGMAMGTEGMKYSLVSREVIADCVETCVQGQWMDGVLVIGGCDKNMPGGMMGMLRANVPSIYVYGGTILPGSYCGQDLNIVSVFEAVGEHAAGRMSEEDLHNIETHAIPCSGSCGGMYTANTMSSAFEVMGMSLPYSSTMANVHQEKTDSAAESARVLLDAVKLDLKPRDIVTRKSIENAVAVIMATGGSTNAVLHILAIAHAADVEWTIDDFERVRRRVPVICDLKPSGKHLVVDFHQAGGVPQVMKLLLNAGLLHGDCITITGKTIAETLADVPDVPRADQDVIRTLDKALYPEGHLAILKGNLAELGAVAKITGLKNPAITGPARVFDDEQSAMDAILAGKIHAGDVMVLRYLGPKGGPGMPEMLAPTSALVGEGLGDSVGLITDGRFSGGTWGMVVGHVAPEAAVGGTIALVEEGDSITIDAHQQLLQVNVSDEVLARRRAAWTAPKPRYLRGVQAKFAFNCSDASTGAVLDRFEDR; encoded by the coding sequence ATGGCCAAGCCGCTGCGTTCCTCGCACATCACCCAAGGGGTAGCCCGCGCACCGAACCGTTCGATGTATTACGCCCTGGGCTACACCGAGGACGACTTCAACAAGCCCATGATCGGCATCGCCAACGGGCAAAGCACCATCACGCCTTGCAATAGCGGCCTGCAGCCGCTGGCCGACGCGGCCGTGGCGGCGGTCAAGGCTGCCGGCGGCAATCCCCAGATGTTCGGCACGCCGACGATTTCCGACGGCATGGCGATGGGTACCGAGGGCATGAAGTATTCCCTGGTGTCGCGCGAAGTCATCGCCGACTGTGTGGAAACCTGTGTCCAGGGCCAGTGGATGGACGGCGTGCTGGTGATCGGCGGCTGCGACAAGAACATGCCCGGCGGCATGATGGGCATGCTGCGCGCCAATGTCCCGTCCATCTACGTTTATGGGGGCACCATCCTGCCGGGCAGCTACTGCGGCCAGGATCTGAACATCGTCAGCGTCTTCGAGGCCGTGGGCGAACACGCGGCGGGCCGCATGTCCGAAGAAGACCTGCACAACATCGAGACCCACGCCATTCCCTGCAGCGGGTCCTGTGGCGGCATGTACACCGCCAACACCATGAGCTCGGCCTTCGAGGTCATGGGCATGAGCCTGCCGTATTCGTCCACCATGGCCAACGTGCACCAGGAAAAGACCGATTCGGCCGCCGAATCCGCCCGCGTGCTGCTCGATGCCGTGAAACTGGACCTGAAGCCGCGCGACATCGTCACGCGCAAATCCATCGAGAACGCCGTGGCCGTCATCATGGCCACGGGCGGTTCGACCAATGCCGTGCTGCACATTCTGGCGATCGCCCATGCGGCCGACGTCGAATGGACCATCGACGATTTCGAGCGCGTGCGCCGCCGCGTGCCCGTCATCTGCGACCTGAAGCCCAGCGGCAAACATCTGGTGGTCGATTTCCACCAGGCGGGCGGTGTGCCCCAGGTGATGAAACTGCTGCTGAACGCCGGCCTGCTGCATGGCGACTGCATCACCATCACCGGCAAGACCATCGCCGAGACCCTGGCCGATGTTCCCGACGTGCCGCGAGCCGATCAGGACGTGATCCGCACGCTGGACAAAGCCTTGTATCCCGAAGGCCACCTGGCCATTCTGAAGGGCAATCTGGCCGAACTGGGCGCGGTTGCGAAGATCACCGGGCTGAAGAATCCCGCGATTACAGGTCCCGCCCGGGTGTTCGATGATGAACAGTCCGCCATGGACGCCATCCTGGCGGGCAAGATCCACGCCGGCGACGTCATGGTGCTGCGCTATCTGGGCCCCAAGGGCGGGCCCGGGATGCCGGAGATGCTGGCGCCGACCAGTGCCCTGGTGGGCGAAGGGCTGGGTGACTCCGTGGGCCTGATCACCGATGGGCGCTTCTCGGGCGGCACCTGGGGCATGGTCGTGGGCCACGTGGCGCCGGAAGCGGCGGTGGGCGGCACGATTGCGCTGGTCGAGGAAGGCGATTCCATCACCATCGACGCCCATCAACAGCTGCTGCAGGTGAATGTGTCCGACGAAGTCCTGGCCAGACGCCGCGCCGCCTGGACCGCGCCCAAACCCCGGTATCTGCGCGGGGTGCAGGCGAAGTTCGCGTTCAATTGCTCTGACGCCAGCACGGGCGCCGTGCTGGATCGCTTCGAGGATCGCTGA
- the ilvD gene encoding dihydroxy-acid dehydratase — MPHYRSRTSTHGRNMAGARALWRATGMTDGDFSKPIIAVVNSFTQFVPGHVHLKDMGQLVARQIEAAGGVAKEFNTIAVDDGIAMGHGGMLYSLPSRELIADSVEYMVNAHCADAMVCISNCDKITPGMLMAAMRLNIPTVFVSGGPMEAGKVIAKDGKTVVRKLDLVDAMIEAGDPNITDEQAESVERSACPTCGSCSGMFTANSMNCLTEALGLALPGNGTVVATHARRRGLFELAGSLIVQLCKRWYEQDDASVLPRSIATFQAFSNAMTLDVAMGGSTNTVLHLLAAAQEAGVAFTMADIDRISRRVPCLCKVAPATQEYHVEDVHRAGGIMGILAELARADLLDLNAGNVHAGSLGEAIRRWDVRGEHGESVADFYRAAPGGVPTQRAFSQDRYYETLDLDREAGCIRDHANAYSQDGGLAVLYGNLAPNGCIVKTAGVDESILTFTGRARVYESQETSVQGILGGEVVAGDVVIIRYEGPKGGPGMQEMLYPTSYMKSMGLGKCAALLTDGRFSGGSSGLVIGHASPEAAEGGNIALVEDGDTIEIDIPNRRIHLAIDEQTLAARRAAMQARGAKAWKPVDRQREVSQALRAYAALATSADRGAVRDVGQLG; from the coding sequence ATGCCGCACTATCGTTCCCGTACCTCGACCCACGGCCGCAACATGGCAGGCGCGCGCGCGTTATGGCGTGCCACCGGCATGACGGACGGCGATTTCAGCAAGCCCATCATTGCCGTGGTGAATTCCTTCACCCAGTTCGTGCCGGGTCACGTCCACCTGAAGGACATGGGCCAGCTGGTGGCGCGCCAGATCGAAGCGGCCGGCGGCGTGGCGAAGGAATTCAACACCATTGCGGTGGATGACGGGATTGCGATGGGGCATGGCGGCATGCTGTATTCACTGCCATCGCGCGAGCTGATCGCCGATTCGGTGGAATACATGGTCAATGCGCACTGCGCCGATGCCATGGTCTGCATCTCCAATTGCGACAAGATCACCCCGGGCATGCTGATGGCCGCGATGCGCCTGAACATCCCGACCGTGTTCGTCTCCGGCGGTCCGATGGAAGCCGGCAAGGTCATTGCCAAGGACGGCAAGACCGTCGTGCGCAAGCTCGATCTGGTCGATGCCATGATCGAGGCTGGCGACCCCAACATCACCGACGAGCAGGCTGAGTCCGTCGAGCGCAGCGCCTGCCCGACCTGCGGTTCCTGTTCGGGCATGTTTACGGCCAATTCCATGAATTGCCTGACCGAGGCGCTGGGCCTGGCACTGCCGGGCAACGGCACGGTGGTGGCCACGCATGCGCGCCGCCGTGGCCTGTTCGAGCTGGCCGGCAGCTTGATCGTGCAGCTGTGCAAGCGCTGGTACGAACAGGATGACGCTTCGGTGCTGCCGCGCAGCATCGCGACGTTCCAGGCCTTCAGCAACGCCATGACGCTGGACGTCGCCATGGGCGGATCCACCAATACGGTGCTGCACCTGTTGGCGGCTGCCCAAGAGGCCGGTGTGGCCTTCACCATGGCCGATATCGACCGGATTTCGCGCCGCGTGCCTTGCCTGTGCAAGGTTGCCCCGGCCACGCAGGAATATCACGTCGAGGACGTGCATCGCGCAGGCGGCATCATGGGTATCCTGGCCGAGCTGGCCCGTGCCGACCTGTTGGACCTGAACGCCGGCAATGTGCATGCCGGCAGTTTGGGCGAAGCCATCCGTCGCTGGGATGTGCGCGGAGAACACGGAGAGTCCGTGGCTGATTTCTATCGCGCCGCGCCGGGGGGTGTGCCCACCCAGAGGGCGTTCAGCCAGGATCGCTACTACGAGACCCTGGATCTGGATCGTGAGGCTGGCTGCATCCGCGATCACGCGAATGCGTATTCGCAGGATGGCGGGCTGGCCGTGCTGTATGGCAACCTGGCACCGAACGGCTGCATCGTCAAGACCGCCGGGGTGGATGAGAGCATCCTGACCTTCACGGGGCGCGCCCGCGTCTACGAAAGCCAGGAAACGTCGGTGCAGGGCATTCTGGGCGGCGAGGTCGTGGCCGGCGACGTGGTCATCATCCGCTACGAAGGGCCGAAGGGCGGCCCCGGCATGCAGGAGATGCTATACCCCACGTCCTACATGAAATCCATGGGGCTGGGCAAATGCGCGGCCCTGTTGACGGATGGGCGGTTTTCCGGCGGTTCGTCCGGCCTGGTGATCGGACATGCCTCGCCCGAGGCCGCCGAGGGCGGCAATATCGCCCTGGTCGAGGACGGCGATACCATCGAGATCGACATCCCCAACCGCCGTATCCATCTGGCGATCGACGAACAGACCCTGGCGGCGCGCCGTGCGGCCATGCAGGCGCGTGGCGCGAAGGCCTGGAAGCCCGTCGACCGGCAGCGCGAAGTTTCCCAGGCGCTGCGCGCCTATGCCGCGCTGGCGACCTCGGCCGACCGGGGCGCGGTGCGCGACGTGGGCCAGCTGGGTTGA
- a CDS encoding Crp/Fnr family transcriptional regulator has protein sequence MRDDPPLVLGHSLFQGASPAAVNLLLRDAASLHVESGDFLFHEGDEALEYLYVRSGEIEVLRHAREGQERMFHRFVAGELLAETAMFMSHGRYPMDARAHTDAVVLCLKRDGLLAACAAWPELSLRLLTRLSDRVYQRVNEVEWLSDSTAAQRLADYLLGLSAGPDHQVQLPLTQRQLAAQLGIRAETLSRLLADWVAQGHIVGGRRDWVLLDPAFLEGLARPARRDF, from the coding sequence ATGCGAGACGATCCGCCATTGGTTCTCGGGCACTCCCTGTTCCAGGGGGCTTCGCCCGCGGCCGTCAATCTGCTGCTGCGGGATGCCGCCAGCCTTCATGTCGAAAGCGGCGACTTCCTGTTTCACGAGGGCGACGAAGCCCTGGAATACCTGTACGTTCGCAGCGGCGAGATCGAGGTCCTGCGCCATGCCCGCGAGGGGCAGGAGCGCATGTTTCACCGGTTCGTCGCCGGCGAGTTGCTGGCCGAAACCGCCATGTTCATGAGCCATGGCCGGTATCCCATGGATGCCCGGGCGCATACCGATGCGGTGGTCCTGTGCCTGAAACGCGACGGCCTGCTGGCCGCCTGCGCCGCGTGGCCGGAATTGTCCTTGCGGCTGCTGACCCGGCTCAGTGATCGGGTCTATCAGCGGGTCAACGAAGTCGAGTGGCTCAGCGACAGCACGGCGGCGCAACGGCTGGCCGATTACCTGCTGGGTCTGTCCGCCGGACCGGACCACCAGGTGCAACTGCCGCTGACCCAGCGTCAGCTGGCGGCGCAATTGGGCATTCGCGCGGAAACGCTCAGCCGCCTGCTGGCGGACTGGGTGGCCCAGGGCCATATCGTAGGTGGGCGCCGGGATTGGGTCCTGTTGGACCCGGCCTTTCTCGAAGGTCTGGCGCGGCCTGCCCGGCGCGACTTCTGA
- a CDS encoding helix-turn-helix domain-containing protein has translation MYTSPVSVRLGFVLLPQFAMGAFAAFADLLGLLDAQTDASGPCAWEVVADTLIPVRSASGIQVVPTDLLGDPLRFDYVIVVGGPQVPAASPGPQLLSWLRQAAREGRHLVGLCNAVFVLAQAGVMANHRLCVGGDLYRDFAWRYPAFAPDLLVTDRPAVFDRRRITCAGGPSVTDVAVRILRRHLPEADIGRALRRLQIDPGEPHGQVQPPPPDVPADSPPAVRRAVLLIQQYAGQALGLDDLAGRLGLSPRQLQRLFRQHLGTTPQAHARIVRLRLVAWMLRQTDKSIAAIASDCGFADAAHMGRSFRAQYGMSPGAWRRQTAVLENTV, from the coding sequence ATGTACACCAGTCCCGTTTCCGTAAGACTTGGCTTCGTGCTGTTGCCGCAGTTCGCCATGGGCGCCTTTGCCGCTTTCGCCGATCTGCTGGGCCTGCTGGACGCACAGACCGATGCGTCCGGGCCTTGCGCGTGGGAAGTCGTGGCCGATACGCTGATTCCCGTCCGTTCGGCCAGCGGCATCCAGGTCGTGCCGACCGATCTGCTGGGCGACCCTCTGCGTTTCGACTACGTCATCGTCGTCGGTGGGCCTCAGGTGCCTGCGGCGTCACCTGGGCCGCAGCTGCTGTCCTGGCTGCGCCAGGCCGCCCGGGAAGGCCGCCACCTGGTGGGCCTGTGCAATGCCGTGTTCGTGCTTGCCCAGGCGGGGGTCATGGCCAATCATCGGCTGTGTGTCGGCGGTGATCTATATCGCGACTTTGCCTGGCGGTACCCGGCGTTCGCCCCGGATCTGCTGGTCACGGATCGCCCCGCCGTGTTCGACCGGCGGCGGATCACCTGCGCCGGTGGCCCATCAGTGACAGACGTGGCTGTGCGGATTTTGCGCCGTCATCTGCCGGAAGCCGACATCGGGCGAGCCCTGCGCCGCCTGCAGATCGATCCCGGCGAGCCCCATGGACAGGTCCAGCCACCACCGCCGGACGTACCCGCCGACAGCCCGCCCGCCGTACGCCGCGCGGTGCTGTTGATCCAGCAATACGCCGGCCAGGCTCTGGGCCTGGACGACCTGGCCGGGCGCCTGGGCCTGTCGCCGCGCCAGCTGCAGCGCCTGTTTCGCCAGCATTTGGGTACCACCCCGCAGGCCCATGCCCGGATCGTGCGCCTGCGCCTGGTGGCCTGGATGCTGCGACAAACGGACAAGAGCATCGCCGCCATCGCGTCCGATTGCGGCTTCGCCGACGCCGCGCACATGGGGCGGTCGTTTCGGGCGCAGTACGGCATGTCCCCTGGCGCCTGGCGCCGGCAGACAGCAGTCCTGGAAAACACCGTATAA
- a CDS encoding PaaI family thioesterase yields the protein MTPFSTSDTRDAATLRSRVQALFDRSGLMLHLGAHLGDVAPGRVHVNLPFSPALTQHLGLFHAGATASIADAAGGFAAYTQAPENCTVLSVEFKINLLAPAQGESLEAIGQVIRAGRTLTIVQVDVFALKAGEKTPVALMQQTIMNVPDRA from the coding sequence ATGACGCCTTTCAGCACTTCCGACACTCGGGACGCCGCCACCCTGCGCAGCCGCGTCCAGGCTCTTTTCGACCGCTCCGGCCTGATGCTGCACCTGGGCGCGCACCTGGGGGACGTGGCACCGGGCCGCGTCCATGTAAATCTGCCCTTTTCACCCGCGCTGACCCAGCACCTTGGCCTGTTTCATGCTGGCGCGACGGCCTCGATCGCAGACGCGGCGGGCGGCTTCGCGGCATACACCCAGGCGCCGGAAAACTGCACGGTGCTGTCGGTGGAATTCAAGATCAATCTGCTGGCGCCCGCCCAGGGCGAATCCCTGGAAGCCATCGGCCAGGTCATCCGCGCCGGCCGCACGCTGACCATCGTCCAGGTGGACGTCTTCGCCCTGAAAGCCGGTGAAAAGACGCCTGTGGCACTGATGCAGCAGACCATCATGAACGTACCGGACCGCGCCTGA
- the nadE gene encoding ammonia-dependent NAD(+) synthetase, with amino-acid sequence MQLRIRLGLGVRDEFDAQVEIEQRVDFLAELLRATRARALVLGISGGVDSMTAGCLAQRAVQRVRDEGGEARFVAMRLPYGTQLDEADAQAGLGVIQPDETLTVDIRPAADAMLAAVQASGQVFRDAAQQDFLHGNIKARQRMIAQYAVAGARGGLVIGTDHAAEAMMGFFTKFGDGAADVTPLAGLNKRRVRALASAMGAPDALVFKVPTADLELLKPLKPDEDAFGVSYEQIDDFLEGRDVSPAVFEIIVDTWRRSAHKRALPIAP; translated from the coding sequence CTGCAATTGCGGATTCGCCTGGGGCTGGGCGTGCGTGACGAATTCGATGCGCAGGTCGAAATCGAGCAGCGCGTGGATTTCCTGGCCGAACTGCTGCGCGCCACGCGCGCCCGTGCCCTGGTGCTGGGCATCAGCGGAGGGGTCGATTCGATGACGGCCGGTTGCCTCGCGCAGCGGGCCGTCCAGCGTGTCCGGGACGAAGGTGGCGAGGCCCGCTTCGTGGCCATGCGCCTGCCCTATGGCACGCAGCTGGACGAGGCCGACGCTCAGGCGGGTCTGGGCGTCATTCAGCCGGATGAAACCCTGACGGTGGATATCCGGCCGGCGGCCGATGCCATGCTGGCCGCCGTCCAGGCGTCCGGTCAGGTCTTCCGCGATGCCGCGCAGCAGGATTTCCTGCATGGCAACATCAAGGCGCGCCAGCGCATGATCGCGCAGTATGCCGTCGCCGGGGCGCGTGGCGGTCTGGTCATCGGGACCGATCACGCGGCCGAGGCCATGATGGGGTTCTTCACCAAATTCGGCGACGGAGCGGCCGACGTCACGCCGTTGGCGGGCCTGAACAAGCGCCGGGTGCGCGCCCTGGCCAGCGCGATGGGCGCGCCCGACGCGCTGGTGTTCAAAGTCCCCACCGCGGATCTGGAACTGCTCAAACCGCTGAAGCCCGACGAGGACGCCTTTGGTGTGAGCTACGAGCAGATCGATGATTTTCTGGAAGGCAGGGATGTATCCCCCGCAGTCTTCGAGATCATCGTCGACACCTGGCGGCGCAGCGCCCACAAGCGGGCGCTGCCTATTGCGCCCTGA
- a CDS encoding L-serine ammonia-lyase, translating to MALSVFDIFKIGIGPSSSHTVGPMRAARNFARNLDARGLLAQVASLSIHLYGSLAETGAGHRTDMGIMLGLMGEAPDTVDPAAIGTLIGAVARDRQLTIWGRHGVPFDPKTAFSGRVKPLPEHPNGMRFIALNAQGDVLLDERYVSIGGGFIRALDSIETDETVPEHDPMPYPFANAAELMDQCARHGLTIAQLMMANESTLRTAAEVRAGVLRIARIMDDAIDRGCGLQGSVDGDVLPGGLKVRRRAPALFQELQRKSETVTSGASRAPYPADADDVMFAMDWVNLYAMAVNEENAASGRVVTAPTNGASGLLPAVLRYYRTFIPDWSEDGVVDFLLTAAAIGFLYKENASISGAEVGCQGEVGVACSMAAAGLTAVQGGTVAQVENAAEIGMEHNLGLTCDPVGGLVQIPCIERNAMGGNKAINASRLALHGNGKHHVTLDMVIETMRQTGADMKSKYKETSRGGLAVNVVEC from the coding sequence ATGGCACTGTCAGTCTTCGACATCTTCAAAATCGGCATCGGCCCGTCCAGTTCCCATACGGTGGGGCCGATGCGCGCCGCCCGCAACTTTGCCCGCAACCTGGATGCCCGCGGGCTGCTGGCGCAGGTCGCCAGCCTGTCTATCCATCTGTACGGTTCCCTGGCGGAAACGGGTGCGGGTCACCGCACCGATATGGGCATCATGCTGGGGCTGATGGGCGAAGCCCCCGACACGGTAGACCCCGCCGCGATCGGAACGCTGATTGGCGCCGTCGCGCGGGATCGGCAGTTGACGATCTGGGGCCGGCACGGGGTCCCCTTCGACCCGAAAACCGCATTTTCCGGCCGCGTGAAACCGCTGCCGGAACACCCGAACGGCATGCGCTTCATCGCCCTGAACGCGCAGGGGGACGTCCTCCTGGATGAACGCTACGTGTCGATCGGCGGCGGCTTCATCCGGGCGCTGGACAGCATCGAAACGGACGAGACGGTGCCGGAACACGACCCCATGCCCTACCCGTTCGCCAACGCAGCCGAACTCATGGACCAATGCGCACGGCATGGCCTGACGATCGCCCAGCTGATGATGGCCAATGAATCGACGCTGCGCACAGCGGCCGAGGTACGGGCCGGCGTACTGCGCATTGCCCGCATCATGGACGATGCGATCGACCGCGGCTGCGGTCTGCAAGGATCAGTCGATGGCGATGTCCTGCCGGGCGGCCTGAAGGTCCGGCGCAGAGCACCCGCGCTGTTCCAGGAACTGCAGCGCAAGTCCGAAACCGTCACGTCCGGCGCCAGCCGCGCGCCCTACCCGGCCGACGCGGATGACGTGATGTTCGCCATGGATTGGGTCAATCTGTACGCCATGGCGGTCAACGAGGAAAACGCCGCCAGCGGGCGCGTGGTCACCGCTCCCACCAATGGGGCTTCCGGCCTGCTGCCGGCGGTGCTGCGCTATTACCGCACCTTCATCCCCGACTGGTCCGAGGACGGCGTGGTGGACTTTCTGCTGACCGCCGCAGCCATTGGCTTCCTGTACAAGGAAAACGCGTCGATCTCCGGGGCCGAGGTTGGCTGCCAGGGCGAGGTTGGCGTCGCCTGTTCGATGGCGGCCGCCGGGCTGACGGCCGTCCAGGGCGGCACTGTCGCCCAGGTCGAGAACGCCGCCGAGATCGGCATGGAACACAATCTTGGCCTGACCTGCGACCCGGTCGGCGGCCTGGTGCAGATCCCCTGCATCGAGCGCAACGCCATGGGCGGCAACAAGGCGATCAACGCCTCGCGGCTGGCCCTGCACGGCAACGGCAAGCACCACGTGACGCTCGATATGGTGATCGAGACCATGCGCCAGACCGGCGCCGACATGAAGTCCAAATACAAGGAAACGTCGCGTGGCGGCCTGGCGGTGAACGTGGTCGAATGCTGA
- a CDS encoding EamA family transporter, with protein sequence MSQNTVSTPSYAAQQAGGRTVPTADSGTPSSAAAKHRKIHGGGRPLAVGLAVAAMISVQTGVSLAVPVIQDYGPLSTSSLRLCWAALVLLIFVRPPLHRFSVVQWRAALVLGAGMAVMTLAFFLAIERLPQHLTVALEFCGPLMVAALGVRGWRALAWPLLAAVGILMLAWGDAHAQSGADPIGMAFALLAATGWGVYIVMMKKVGHAFPGLQGLAVSLLVAALLSLPFAVAESGPALFPGRQLALTAGLAVLVPLVPYILEIQALRRLPAAAFGVLMSLEPAIGALSGWMILGQGMGAGQMLGVGLVVAASVGVVRAGRD encoded by the coding sequence ATGTCCCAAAATACCGTCTCCACGCCGTCGTACGCCGCACAGCAGGCTGGCGGGCGGACTGTGCCGACAGCCGATTCCGGGACACCGTCATCCGCCGCGGCGAAACACCGGAAGATCCATGGGGGCGGCCGTCCGCTGGCCGTCGGGCTGGCGGTGGCCGCCATGATCAGCGTCCAGACCGGGGTGTCGCTGGCGGTGCCTGTCATCCAGGATTATGGCCCGCTCAGTACATCCAGCCTGCGCTTGTGTTGGGCGGCCCTGGTACTGCTGATTTTCGTGCGCCCGCCTCTGCATCGCTTCAGTGTGGTCCAGTGGCGCGCGGCGCTGGTGCTGGGGGCTGGCATGGCGGTGATGACGCTGGCGTTCTTTCTGGCGATCGAACGCCTGCCCCAGCATTTGACGGTGGCGCTGGAATTCTGCGGACCATTGATGGTAGCCGCACTGGGGGTGCGGGGGTGGCGCGCCCTGGCCTGGCCGCTACTGGCGGCCGTGGGCATCCTGATGCTGGCCTGGGGCGATGCGCACGCCCAATCCGGTGCTGACCCGATCGGCATGGCCTTTGCCTTGCTGGCCGCGACCGGCTGGGGCGTCTACATCGTCATGATGAAGAAGGTCGGCCATGCGTTTCCGGGGCTGCAAGGGCTGGCGGTGTCCCTGCTGGTCGCTGCGCTGCTGTCGTTGCCGTTCGCGGTGGCCGAGAGCGGTCCCGCGCTGTTTCCCGGACGGCAGCTGGCGCTGACGGCCGGCCTGGCCGTGCTGGTGCCGCTGGTGCCCTACATCCTGGAAATCCAGGCGCTGCGCCGCCTTCCCGCGGCGGCGTTCGGCGTACTGATGAGCCTGGAACCCGCCATCGGTGCCCTGTCTGGCTGGATGATCCTGGGCCAGGGCATGGGTGCCGGCCAGATGCTGGGCGTGGGCCTGGTGGTGGCCGCCAGCGTCGGGGTGGTGCGGGCCGGACGCGATTAA
- a CDS encoding DUF6088 family protein yields MNSAFPGSDLKSQIINRIKSNSAEVWTPGDFVDLGNRSAIDKTLQRLANAGELRRIDRGLYDLPRKNTLTGQLTTPDYRAVIRAVARRDQARTVVDGMTAANDLGFTTAVPARIEVLIDARLKPIKLGRQEIHFKYAAPSRLYWAGRPAMRVVQALYWMQDMLSEDTERQRIGASLLRLLNDPQHGKAIKEDLRLGLFTLPIWMQTFLRGLLMSADSNEAGT; encoded by the coding sequence ATGAACAGCGCATTCCCAGGCTCCGACCTCAAATCCCAGATCATCAATCGGATCAAGTCCAACTCAGCTGAAGTCTGGACGCCAGGGGACTTTGTTGATCTTGGAAACCGTTCGGCTATCGACAAAACGCTGCAGCGCCTAGCCAATGCGGGCGAACTGCGTCGCATTGACCGTGGCCTTTATGACTTGCCACGCAAAAATACGCTGACCGGCCAGCTCACGACCCCCGACTATCGGGCAGTCATCAGGGCGGTTGCTCGCCGGGATCAGGCCCGTACCGTTGTGGACGGAATGACTGCCGCCAACGACTTGGGCTTCACGACGGCAGTACCAGCACGGATTGAAGTGTTGATTGATGCCCGACTCAAACCCATTAAGCTCGGCAGGCAGGAAATCCATTTCAAGTATGCAGCGCCCAGCCGTCTCTATTGGGCTGGCCGGCCAGCAATGCGCGTCGTTCAGGCCTTGTATTGGATGCAAGATATGTTGTCGGAGGACACCGAGCGTCAACGTATCGGGGCCAGCTTGCTACGTTTGCTCAACGACCCTCAACACGGCAAGGCAATCAAGGAGGATTTGCGCTTGGGGCTCTTCACACTGCCTATATGGATGCAAACGTTTTTGCGTGGACTGCTGATGTCGGCAGATTCTAACGAGGCAGGCACATGA
- a CDS encoding LLM class flavin-dependent oxidoreductase, translating into MTLTIPLSVLDLAPITEGGSAAESFAHSVDLARHAESWGYKRFWMAEHHGMSGIASAATAVLLAHIAAATSRIRVGAGGIMLPNHSPLVIAEQFGTLEALHPGRIDLGLGRAPGSDQTTARALRRTLATDADEFPRDVVELMGYFEGANPVHAVPGEGCRIPVWILGSSLFGAQLAAALGLPYAFASHFAPAQMMDAVSLYRRHFRPSTHLEKPYVMLGFNVFAADTDDQARLLASSWQQSFVNLRTGRPGRLPRPVDGYLESLPPVARDLLDHILSCAAIGARDTVAAQIQAFVERTGADELMLTCNMHDHAARLRSYEIVASLRAQ; encoded by the coding sequence ATGACACTCACCATACCGCTCTCGGTCCTGGACCTGGCCCCCATCACCGAAGGTGGCAGCGCCGCCGAATCGTTCGCCCATTCGGTCGATCTGGCCCGCCATGCCGAATCGTGGGGCTACAAGCGATTCTGGATGGCCGAACACCATGGCATGAGCGGCATCGCCAGCGCAGCCACGGCCGTACTGCTCGCGCATATCGCCGCCGCGACCTCACGCATCCGGGTCGGCGCGGGCGGCATCATGCTGCCCAACCACTCGCCGCTGGTCATCGCCGAACAATTCGGCACGCTGGAAGCCCTGCATCCGGGCCGCATCGATCTGGGGCTGGGCCGCGCACCGGGCTCGGACCAGACGACGGCGCGGGCACTGCGCCGCACGCTGGCCACAGACGCGGATGAATTCCCCCGCGACGTGGTCGAACTGATGGGCTATTTCGAGGGCGCCAATCCGGTCCATGCCGTCCCCGGCGAAGGTTGCCGGATTCCGGTCTGGATCCTGGGATCCAGCTTGTTCGGTGCCCAGCTGGCGGCCGCGCTGGGCCTGCCCTATGCCTTTGCTTCGCATTTCGCGCCCGCCCAGATGATGGATGCCGTCAGCCTGTACCGGCGGCATTTCCGCCCCTCGACGCATCTGGAAAAACCTTACGTCATGCTGGGGTTCAACGTGTTTGCGGCCGACACGGACGATCAGGCACGGCTTCTGGCCAGCTCGTGGCAGCAGTCTTTCGTCAATCTGCGCACCGGCCGGCCCGGACGCCTGCCCCGGCCGGTGGATGGCTACCTGGAATCCCTGCCCCCGGTTGCCCGGGATCTGCTGGACCATATCCTGTCCTGCGCGGCCATCGGCGCACGGGACACGGTCGCGGCACAGATCCAGGCATTCGTCGAACGCACAGGCGCCGATGAGCTGATGCTCACCTGCAACATGCACGACCACGCCGCGCGGCTGCGATCCTACGAGATCGTCGCGAGTCTCAGGGCGCAATAG